CTTCCAATTATCTTGCCGATTGCAACCAAATCTATGTTCGGAAGAAAACCTGCCTTCCCATCTTCGTCATCCGCGGGACAGATGAAGACCGATGCCTCTGGCAAGTATTTCGGATGAAGGTCTGAGAGTCGTTCAGGAAAATCATCGTGTTCCTTCTGATAGGTCTGAATTGCCTTACCGATTGTAAGTAAATTTTGTGTGCAAAGTTCTATGTTTCTCTCGTGCATCTCGGAATTCTTTCCTGTAGTAGATGTCAAAAACGTTTCAGACACGCCGCCGAGAACTTCTTGAACTAAGGACGCTTTTCCCTGTAAACGTTCTCGCGCTCGGTGCAGACGCGTGTTAAGCGTGCTGACAGAGACACCTAAGAATTTACTAATCTCCTTGACCTTCATTTCGCCGAGATAATAGAGCGTCACGACGGTGCGTTCACTCTCTGGAAGTTGTGCCAAAAGTTTTTTAACAGTCTCACGGCGACGCTCGGAGGCTTCTGCTTGTCGTTGTTCCGACATGTAACGTGTGTAAGCGGATTTCTCGATTTCTGCCGTAGGTGTGTCTTCTATGGATTGCACCACAAATTTTTTCTTCCGCCTCCAATCGATGCAAAACCGGTTTGCGATAACGTACAACCATCCAGTAAATTGACGGGGATCCTTGAGCGTCGGGAGTTTTTTGTGGACTTGTAGGAAGATGTCCTGTGTAATTTCTTCGGCATGATGAAAATCACCGATCTTCCGCCACACGAGCGCGTGGACGCTCTTTTGGTATTTTTGGACTAAGACGCTGAATGCCGTCTCGTCGCCGGATAAAATATCGTAAATGAGTTGAACATCGTCTTCTCTTTCCACAAGGATCCCCCAATGAATAAATTTGGTTGTGTTTACGTCTGTCAAATGGCTGCCTCAAATGTGGAGGCTTATCCCTCTGTACATTAAAGACGAATTTATGTACGGGAATCTTACATAATTTGAAGAAAATGGAAAGAATATGGGATTTTTTAGCCGTTGTTATGCGGATATCGGGTTTCGTAGGGGACGATGCTCGGTGCGGTGTCTTGCTTGGGTGTTTCTTCAATTTCCTCAAGAAAACCGCACCTATCGCATGAAGGGAGGTGAAATTACAACCGAATTTTCTTGAATTCCTCAATCTGTGCCGTAATCGCGCGTTCCGTCGGGAGACGTTCTGCACTTGATGCCCCGTAGAAACCGACAACGCCTTCGGTATTTTCCAGAACGTACGTTGCGTCTTCGGGTTCGGCGATAGGACCGCCGTGACAAATAACAAGAATTTCTGGATTAACCCCTTTCGCAGCGTCATGGATGGCTTGTACGCGTTTGGCGGCATCTTCAAGTGTGAAAGCAGTTTGCGCGCCGATAGAGCCTTTCGTTGTCAATCCCATGTGTGCAACGAGGATATCCGCACCTGCATCTGCCATCTGTTCTGCTTCGGTTTCGTTGAACGCATACGGCGTGGTAAGCATGCCCATCTGATGTGCTGTCCGAATCATCTCCACCTCAGGTCCGTACCCCATATCGGTCTCTTCAAGCAGCTGACGGAATGTGCCATCAATCAGTCCCACCGTCGGGAAGTTCTGCACACCGGAAAACCCGATTGCATCTATTTGGTTCAAGAAGACATCCATCAACCGAAATGGATCGGTGCCGCAGACTCCTGCAAGAACAGGCGTATCTGGAACTACTGGTAGCACTTCACTCGCCATCTCAACGACGATCTGGTTCGCATCGCCGTAGGGCATCATCCCAGCGAGTGAACCTCTACCTGCCATTCTGAATCTTCCAGAGTTGTAGATAATAATCAGGTCAATACCGCCAGCCGCTTCACATTTGGCGGAGATACCCGTGCCAGCACCTGCGCCGATGATGGGTTTACCTGCGTCAATATTGCTGCGTAACTGGGCTAAGATTTCTTCACGTTTGAATTTCATTTTTTGTATCCTTTGGAAGGTAGTCGGCATGCTTCGTCAAGCCGTAACAAAATGAGAAAATAATACGGTATAACCGAATCATATCAAAAATCAGACTTCGTGTCATCTAATTTTTTGTGTATCAAGTCCTATTTACCGTAGTGTGAGGCACCTGTGCCTCGCTTCGTTCTTTTCGGCAGCTCCAACCGTATGAGAGAAGTTTGTAAATCCGAATTATTTGACATCGCCTCAACACTTTGGTATACTGCCTACAGATGAAACCGGAGGTAGACTCTAAATCAAGAAGGAAAAGGTGTTGTATAAAAAACTTTTTTATATCTTCGTTTTTGTGACGACGATACTCACTTTAACACAGTTCACATCAGCGGATTATCGTATTACCAATGACAATGCGACAGAAGCTGCCTGGGTAGTATATTCGATATGGAAACCCGCTGACAACGATTGGCCAGAAGGTTGGCGCACACAAGGTTGGTATAAAATCGAACCCAATGCTACCATCAATCTGCCGGTTCCCCAGTCTAATACGTGGGTGTATATTCGCCTGATAGGTCATGATGGGAAAGAAATCAGACCGCCGGACTATGCAATAAGAGACAGCTTTCCATTTTGGATACATTCTTCAGAGATATTTACGGCTGTAGAGACGAATGCGGGTGATCTTTTAAAGAGTAATTTCGATAGTGGGAGTTTAAAACAGGAGACGCTTTATGAATATCGTAATGGCGGTTCACACACGATTGCTGGTGAAACGCGTCTTCCATACCAGTTAGCACAGGAAATCTACGATGAGGCAATTGATTCTGTAGTTTGGATAGAGACCAATCATGGGAATGGAGTCGGAAGTAAAGGAAGCGGCATCTTGATTGACAAAGAACGCTTCCTCGTCGTTACAAATGAACATGTGATACGCAATGCCAAGCAGATAGTTGTGTTCTTTCCATGGCGAGATGAGAACGGATACCTCAATAAAGATACCAACTTTTATGTGACAAATAGGGGATGGCTTGAGAGACAAGGCTATGCTAATATGGGGCGCGTCATTGGGCAAAATGTTAGAGACGATCTTGCAATCATTCAACTCGCTTCAATTCCAACGACTGCCCGCGAGATTAAGCACGACTTTAGTAAAAATATTGAAGATAGCATGAGGGAAGGCGATAAGGTTCACATCTTGGGGAATCCAGGGAACCAAATCTGGAACTGGACAGACGGAACTTTTCTAACACCGCGGGAAATTTGTTTGCCGAGCGATGAAGCTTGCTTACTGATAAGGGGTGATGCGGAGGGAGGCAATAGCGGTGGTCCTGTACTCAACGATCAGGGGATGCTTATCGGGATTCTTACCGCCGAGACAGATGAAAATCTGGCAGTAGTCGTTCCTGCGAGAAACGTAAAGGCATTGCTGGATACTGTTCCCTTTAATTTGGTTGCCCCACGGACCTACCCTAAACAGGTATTCAAAATTAGAAACAACACCGGCATTACTGTCCCTTACCAAATCAGGTGGTCGAATAGCCACGATTGGCAACCCTATTTGCTTCAGACAGGTTTGGTCAGCACTCACTCGTCGAATGGACAGAATGTTCCATCAAGTTATCCGAGGATCCGATTTGATTACATCGCCGACGATCAATTGGTGACTTACCGCTCTCATACCCTGGAAACTGCGCAATTTGGCGAGAATAACGACGATGCTCCCACTTATTTTTTTCAGTATAATCAACAGGAGAATAGACTAAGTCTGTTCCAGAATGCCCCCGCAGCACCTGCCTTCTCAAAAGCGATTCCGAAGGAAACAGTCTTGTTATCCAACTACCCGAATCCGTTTAATCCAGAGACTTGGATACCGTATAAATTGTCCAAACCCGCGGAGGTTACAGTGAGTATCTATGCAGCGGACGGTCGCTTAATTCGGAAGTTATCATTAGGACATCAACCCGCCGGAGTGTATCAGAGTAAAAGTCGAGCGGCGTATTGGGATGGCAGAAATACGCAAGGTGAACCCGTCGCAAGTGGTGTCTATTTCTATACGCTCAAAACCGATGATTTTACTGCCACGCGCAAAATGTTGATAAGGAAGTAGGTAGTCTGAAATGTGAGGCACCTGTGCCTCGCTTCGTTTTCTCGGCAGTTCTAACCCTATGAGAGAAGTTTGTAAATCCGAATTATTTGCCATCGCTTCAACACTTTGGTATACTGCCTACAGACAAAATCGGACGTAGAATCTAAATCAGAAAGGAAAAGATATTGTATAAGAGACTTTTTTTGATATTCGTTTTTGTAACGACGACCCTTACTACTACTAATGTTTTAGGGCAGGAAGTCTCTCTCGCCCAGCAGGTTCTTAGAAAACACAGCAAAACGTTTCAACGTTGGGATGTTAGAGAACTTCTGCCGAGCGTTTTGACAGGACTTAAAAATTCAGATATTGAAGATATCCCAGGTGCTATTCGTTTGGTTATCACTTTGATTAATGCTGGGCAAGCCGAAACTGTCAAGGCACTGGCACAAAGATTAGCAGATGTTACGCTAACTGATGACCACATAACGCTTCTTAAAGATCCTGCTATCCAAGCGTTACTCAACGATGAAGATGTTAAGAAATTGCTTAACGATCCAGCAGCGATTGACGAGCTCGCAAGACTATTGGGTGTTAGTGAACCTGAACCGGGAGTTACACCCGAACTGGACCTTCCAGCACAACAAATCTATGATCAGGCAATTGATTCTGTAGTGTGGATACAGACCACTCAAGGGAATAGATTTGAAAGTAAAGGAAGTGGAGTCTTGATTGACAAAGAACGCCTCCTCGTCGTTACAAATGAACATGTGATACGCAATGCCGAGCAGATAACTGTGTACTTCCCATGGCGAGACGATAACAGAAAAGTGAATAAGAACGAGGACTTCTATTTTCAAAATTGGAAATGGCTTAAGGACGGAGGCTATGTTACCACCAACGTGCGCGTCATTAGACAAAATGTTAGAAACGACTTGGCAATAATCCAACTTGATAGACTTTCTCCGATAGCCCGCGAGATTAAGCACAACTTCAGCAGGAACGTT
The nucleotide sequence above comes from Candidatus Poribacteria bacterium. Encoded proteins:
- a CDS encoding trypsin-like peptidase domain-containing protein, whose translation is MYKKLFYIFVFVTTILTLTQFTSADYRITNDNATEAAWVVYSIWKPADNDWPEGWRTQGWYKIEPNATINLPVPQSNTWVYIRLIGHDGKEIRPPDYAIRDSFPFWIHSSEIFTAVETNAGDLLKSNFDSGSLKQETLYEYRNGGSHTIAGETRLPYQLAQEIYDEAIDSVVWIETNHGNGVGSKGSGILIDKERFLVVTNEHVIRNAKQIVVFFPWRDENGYLNKDTNFYVTNRGWLERQGYANMGRVIGQNVRDDLAIIQLASIPTTAREIKHDFSKNIEDSMREGDKVHILGNPGNQIWNWTDGTFLTPREICLPSDEACLLIRGDAEGGNSGGPVLNDQGMLIGILTAETDENLAVVVPARNVKALLDTVPFNLVAPRTYPKQVFKIRNNTGITVPYQIRWSNSHDWQPYLLQTGLVSTHSSNGQNVPSSYPRIRFDYIADDQLVTYRSHTLETAQFGENNDDAPTYFFQYNQQENRLSLFQNAPAAPAFSKAIPKETVLLSNYPNPFNPETWIPYKLSKPAEVTVSIYAADGRLIRKLSLGHQPAGVYQSKSRAAYWDGRNTQGEPVASGVYFYTLKTDDFTATRKMLIRK
- a CDS encoding phosphoenolpyruvate hydrolase family protein, producing the protein MKFKREEILAQLRSNIDAGKPIIGAGAGTGISAKCEAAGGIDLIIIYNSGRFRMAGRGSLAGMMPYGDANQIVVEMASEVLPVVPDTPVLAGVCGTDPFRLMDVFLNQIDAIGFSGVQNFPTVGLIDGTFRQLLEETDMGYGPEVEMIRTAHQMGMLTTPYAFNETEAEQMADAGADILVAHMGLTTKGSIGAQTAFTLEDAAKRVQAIHDAAKGVNPEILVICHGGPIAEPEDATYVLENTEGVVGFYGASSAERLPTERAITAQIEEFKKIRL